Sequence from the Sphingomonas suaedae genome:
GAGGGCGGGGCACAGAACCATCAGGCGAACGAAGGCGAGTGGAGCATCCGCCGCGCCGCATCGATGCAGGCGTGGCGCGAATGGATGCCGGTCTCCGACGAGCCGTGGAAAGCCTATGCGATCGGATCGCTCGCCACCTTGTTCCGTACCGAAACCCGCCTGCTCGGCCGCACAAAACCGCGCGAGGCGGCGGCGCTCATCATGGCGCCCGATTCGGCGGCGGCGATCGCGGCGTTCCGCGACGGGCCGTGGCAGGACAAGGCGATGACGATGATGGGCTGGGAGCAGGAAGCCTGGCTCGCCGCCGAAATGGCCCGATCGGTGAAGGCGGGCACGCGCTGGCAACTGGTCGGGTTCGGCACGATCATGGGCCGCACCGTGACGCCCAAACAGGCGACCGAGTGGATCTCGCCCGATGCACCGCCGCGCGCGCAAGCCTATGTGAAGGCGGGGGTTGCGCTCGCTGCGGCGGGATTGCCGATGAATTTCGACAATTGGGGCGGCTATCCGGCGGCGCGCGCGCGCTTCCTGTCCTCGGCTCAGGGAATGGGCGCCAATCTGGTGGTGCTGGCGGGCGACAGCCACAATGCCTGGGCCTATGATCTGGCGCAGGACGGCAAGGCGGCGGGCGTCGAATTTGCCGGCCACTCAGTCAGCTCGCCGGGCTATGAAGGCTCGATCAAGGTCGATCCGAAGCTGGTCGCCCGCGCGCTGGTCGAATCCAACCCCGAGCTGAAATGGTGCGACACCTCGCGGCGCGGCTATATGGCGCTGACGCTGGCGCCCGACCGGGTGCGCAACGACTGGATCTTCGTCGATACGATCCAGCAGCGCAGCAGCGCGGCATCGGTGGGGCATAGTGCCACAGTGATGCGCGGGCGCAATGTGATGGCGTAAGCCAGGGTGTGGGGGGGCGGGCCGGGCCTGTCCTAGACAAGAACCGGCTCAGTCGAGACTCTTGCTCACCTGTTCGGTCATGTCCTTGCTCAGCCCCGGCTGGGCAAGGATGCGCTCCAGCTCGGCACGCATCTTCGTGGCGCGGTCCGCCTCGAACCTGCGCCAGCGTCCGAGCGGCGGGACGAGCTTCGCTGCGGTTTGTGGGTTGAGCTTGTCGAGCGCGATCAGTTGGTCCGCGACGAAGCGATAGCCGCGTCCATCGGCGCTGTGGAACGCGCGCTGATTGACCGCGAATGCACCGATCAGCGCGCGGGCGCGATTGGGATTGGCGAGCGTGAAATCGGGATGGCGCGCCAGATCCTCGACCGCATCCAGCGTGTCGGCACGAGTCGAGAGCGCCTGGGTCTGGAACCATTTGTCGAGGACCAGGCCATTGTCGCTGTAGCGGTGGTAGAAAATGTCGAGCGCAGCGATCCGCTTGTCGGAAGGGCTGTTGGCGAGCGTGGTCAGCGCGCCCTGACGGTCGGTCATGTTATCCGCCGCGTCGAACTGCGCAAAGGCGAGGTCCGGACCATCCGCCGCGCCGCCCGCATTGATATAGCCGAGCGCGACCGACTTGATCCGCCGCGCCCCCTTTCCAGCCGGCGAATATTCGAACCGGTTCGCGCGAACGCTTTCGTAGAGCGTGCGCCATTGCGCTTCGAGCGCACGGCCCAGGTCGCGGCGCAGCGCTTCGCGCTTCTGGAACACCGCCTCGGGATCGACCACGGCAAGCTGATCGCCGATGAAGCTGTCCGAGGGAAGCAGCACCGCCTCGGCAACAAAGGCATGGTCGAGCGCGGGGTCGGCAAGCGTGTTCGCGACCGCATCGATCACCGGGCCGTGATCGGCGCGCCCCTGCGTCACCGCGGCGACCAGCGTGTCGAGCATCAGCTGCTGCATCGCCTCGTACCGGGCGAAGGGATCGTCGTCATGCGCGGACAGGAAGGCGAGATCGGCGGCGCTGCGATTGGTATCGACGAT
This genomic interval carries:
- a CDS encoding alkaline phosphatase D family protein — protein: MTFRIDRRSLILTGTLGLGAYAIPGFAAQGPNWIVDGFTHNVASGEPSATSMLLWTRYVGKGDSAKLRVELSESADFARILAGGEAITGPWRDWTTKITVAGLKPGTRYFYRFIAADGTMSPVGRTKTLPEGDAPRFGIAVFSCSNLPYGYFNAYGHAAARDDIDLAVHLGDYIYEYQKGGYAPASGAVDGRWPLPDGEIIHLADYRLRYASYRADPDLQALHAAKPMIVSWDDHESTNDSWEGGAQNHQANEGEWSIRRAASMQAWREWMPVSDEPWKAYAIGSLATLFRTETRLLGRTKPREAAALIMAPDSAAAIAAFRDGPWQDKAMTMMGWEQEAWLAAEMARSVKAGTRWQLVGFGTIMGRTVTPKQATEWISPDAPPRAQAYVKAGVALAAAGLPMNFDNWGGYPAARARFLSSAQGMGANLVVLAGDSHNAWAYDLAQDGKAAGVEFAGHSVSSPGYEGSIKVDPKLVARALVESNPELKWCDTSRRGYMALTLAPDRVRNDWIFVDTIQQRSSAASVGHSATVMRGRNVMA